Below is a genomic region from Streptobacillus felis.
AAATATACGATGGACATAGTAAAACAAAATGTGCAAATAGAATTAAAGACTGAATTTAGATGGGTATTAAATGAAATACCTAAGAATTTTACTAAATTAGAACTGAAAGAATTTGTAGATTGTAAAACAAGTTACATTAAAGAATTTTTTAGAAGAATTAAACAGTTT
It encodes:
- a CDS encoding RepB family plasmid replication initiator protein — encoded protein: MDIVKQNVQIELKTEFRWVLNEIPKNFTKLELKEFVDCKTSYIKEFFRRIKQF